A section of the Apodemus sylvaticus chromosome 10, mApoSyl1.1, whole genome shotgun sequence genome encodes:
- the Hdac5 gene encoding histone deacetylase 5 isoform X7 — translation MPSSMGGGGGGSPSPVELRGALAGPMDPVLREQQLQQELLVLKQQQQLQKQLLFAEFQKQHDHLTRQHEVQLQKHLKQQQEMLAAKRQQELEQQRQREQQRQEELEKQRLEQQLLVLRNKEKSKESAIASTEVKLRLQEFLLSKSKEPTPGGLNHSLPQHPKCWGAHHASLDQSSPPQSGPPGTPPSYKLPLLGPYDSRDDFPLRKTASEPNLKVRSRLKQKVAERRSSPLLRRKDGTVISTFKKRAVEIAGTGPGVSSVCNSAPGSGPSSPNSSHSTIAENGFTGSVPNIPTEMLPQHRALPLDSSPNQFSLYTSPSLPNISLGLQATVTVTNSHLTASPKLSTQQEAERQALQSLRQGGTLTGKFMSTSSIPGCLLGVALEGDTSPHGHASLLQHVLLLEQARQQSTLIAVPLHGQSPLVTGERVATSMRTVSKLPRHRPLSRTQSSPLPQSPQALQQLVMQQQHQQFLEKQKQQQMQLGKILTKTGELSRQPTTHPEETEEELTEQQEALLGEGALTMPREGSTESESTQEDLEEEEEEEEEEEDCIQVKDEDGKSGPDEGPDLEESSAGYKKLFADAQQLQPLQVYQAPLSLATVPHQALGRTQSSPAAPGSMKSPTDQPTVVKHLFTTGVVYDTFMLKHQCMCGNTHVHPEHAGRIQSIWSRLQETGLLSKCERIRGRKATLDEIQTVHSEYHTLLYGTSPLNRQKLDSKKLLGPISQKMYAVLPCGGIGVDSDTVWNEMHSSSAVRMAVGCLVELAFKVAAGELKNGFAIIRPPGHHAEESTAMGFCFFNSVAITAKLLQQKLSVGKVLIVDWDIHHGNGTQQAFYNDPSVLYISLHRYDNGNFFPGSGAPEEVGGGPGVGYNVNVAWTGGVDPPIGDVEYLTAFRTVVMPIAQEFSPDIVLVSAGFDAVEGHLSPLGGYSVTARCFGHLTRQLMTLAGGRVVLALEGGHDLTAICDASEACVSALLSVELQPLDDAVLQQKPSVNAVATLEKVIEIQSKHWSCVQRFAAGLGCSLREAQTGEKEEAETVSAMALLSVGAEQAQAAATQEHSPRPAEEPMEQEPAL, via the exons ATGCCCAGCTCCatggggggtggaggtggaggtagcCCCAGCCCTGTGGAGCTGCGGGGGGCTCTGGCAGGCCCCATGGATCCTGTACTGCGGGAGCAGCAACTGCAGCAGGAGCTCCTGGTGCTCAAGCAGCAACAGCAGCTTCAGAAGCAGCTCCTGTTTGCCGAGTTTCAGAAGCAGCATGACCACCTGACGCGGCAGCACGAAGTTCAGCTGCAGAAACACCTCAAG cagcagcaggagatgCTGGCGGCTAAgaggcagcaggagctggagcagcagcggcagcgggaGCAGCAGCGgcaggaggagctagagaaacagcggctggagcagcagctgctcGTCCTGCGCAACAAGGAGAAGAGCAAAGAGA GTGCCATCGCCAGCACCGAGGTGAAGCTGAGGCTCCAGGAATTCCTGTTGTCCAAGTCAAAGGAGCCCACGCCAGGCGGCCTCAACCATTCCCTCCCACAGCACCCCAAATGCTG GGGAGCCCACCATGCTTCTTTGGACCAGAGTTCCCCTCCCCAGAGCGGCCCTCCTGGGACGCCTCCCTCCTACAAATTGCCTTTGCTTGGGCCCTATGACAGTCGTGATGACTTTCCTCTCCGTAAAACGG CCTCGGAACCCAACTTAAAAGTACGTTCGAGGCTAAAACAGAAGGTGGCGGAGAGGAGAAGCAGTCCGCTCCTGCGTCGAAAGGATGGCACCGTTATTAGTACTTTTAAGAAGAGAGCGGTTGAGATCGCAGGCACGGGGCCTGGGG TGTCGTCCGTGTGTAACAGTGCGCCCGGCTCTGGCCCCAGCTCTCCCAACAGTTCCCACAGCACCATCGCTGAGAACGGCTTTACTGGCTCGGTTCCCAACATCCCCACCGAG ATGCTCCCCCAGCACCGGGCCCTCCCTCTGGACAGTTCCCCAAACCAGTTCAGCCTCTACACGTCTCCTTCTCTGCCTAACATCTCCCTAGGGCTGCAGGCCACTGTCACTGTTACCAACTCACACCTCACC GCCTCCCCGAAGCTGTCGACACAGCAGGAGGCTGAGAGGCAGGCCCTTCAGTCCCTGCGGCAGGGCGGCACACTGACCGGCAAGTTCATGAGCACATCATCTATCCCCGGCTGCCTGCTGGGAGTGGCACTGGAGGGCGACACGAGCCCCCACGGGCACGCATCCCTTTTGCAGCACGTCTTGTTGCTGGAGCAGGCCCGGCAACAGAGCACGCTCATAGCGG TGCCGCTCCACGGGCAGTCCCCACTGGTGACGGGTGAACGTGTGGCCACCAGCATGAGGACAGTGAGCAAGCTCCCGAGGCACCGACCTCTGAGCCGCACGCAGTCCTCCCCGCTGCCGCAGAGCCCCCAAGCCCTGCAGCAGCTGGTcatgcagcagcagcaccagcagttCCTGGAAAAGCAGAAACAGCAGCAGATGCAGCTGGGCAAG ATCCTTACCAAAACTGGGGAGCTGTCAAGGCAGCCCACCACCCACCCtgaggaaacagaggaggagcTGACGGAACAGCAGGAGGCCTTGCTGGGAGAGGGGGCCCTGACCATGCCCCGGGAGGGCTCTACAGAGAGTGAGAGCACCCAGGAAGAcctagaagaggaggaggaggaggaagaagaagaggaggactgCATTCAGGTCAAGGATGAGGATGGCAAGAGTGGTCCTGATGAGGGCCCTGACTTAGAGGAGTCCAGTGCCGGTTACAAAAAG TTGTTCGCAGATGCCCAGCAGTTACAGCCCCTCCAGGTGTACCAGGCACCCCTCAGCCTGGCCACTGTGCCTCATCAGGCCCTGGGCCGCACCCAGTCCTCACCTGCTGCTCCTGGGAGCATGAAGAGCCCCACAGACCAACCCACTGTGGTGAAGCACCTCTTCACCACAG GTGTGGTCTATGACACGTTCATGCTGAAACATCAGTGTATGTGCGGAAACACACACGTGCACCCAGAGCACGCCGGCCGAATCCAGAGCATCTGGTCCCGGCTGCAGGAAACTGGCCTGCTCAGCAAGTGTGAG CGGATTCGGGGTCGTAAAGCCACACTGGATGAAATCCAGACCGTGCATTCTGAGTACCACACCCTGCTCTACGGGACCAGCCCCCTTAACCGACAGAAGCTGGACAGCAAGAAGCTGCTTG GCCCCATCAGCCAGAAGATGTACGCCGTGCTGCCTTGTGGGGGCATCGGG GTGGACAGTGACACCGTGTGGAATGAGATGCACTCCTCTAGTGCCGTGCGGATGGCAGTGGGCTGCCTGGTGGAGCTGGCCTTCAAGGTGGCTGCAGGAGAGCTCAAG AATGGCTTTGCCATCATCCGGCCCCCAGGACATCACGCCGAGGAGTCCACAGCCAT GGGATTCTGCTTCTTCAACTCCGTAGCCATCACAGCTAAGCTCCTGCAGCAGAAGCTGAGCGTGGGCAAGGTCCTCATCGTGGACTGG GACATTCACCATGGCAACGGCACCCAGCAAGCGTTTTACAATGACCCCTCTGTGCTCTACATCTCCCTGCATCGCTACGATAATGGGAACTTCTTCCCGGGCTCTGGGGCTCCTGAAGAG GTTGGTGGAGGGCCAGGTGTGGGGTACAACGTAAATGTGGCGTGGACAGGAGGTGTGGATCCCCCCATTGGAGATGTGGAGTACCTGACAGCCTTCAG GACAGTGGTGATGCCCATTGCCCAGGAATTCTCACCTGACATCGTCCTCGTGTCCGCTGGGTTTGAtgctgttgaaggacatctgtctCCACTGGGTGGCTATTCTGTCACCGCCAGAT GTTTTGGCCACTTGACCAGGCAGCTCATGACGCTGGCAGGGGGCCGGGTGGTGCTGGCCCTGGAGGGAGGCCACGACTTGACCGCCATCTGTGACGCCTCTGAGGCCTGTGTCTCGGCTCTGCTTAGCGTGGAG CTGCAGCCCTTGGATGATGCAGTCTTGCAGCAGAAGCCCAGTGTCAATGCAGTGGCCACACTGGAGAAAGTCATCGAGATCCAGA GCAAGCACTGGAGCTGTGTACAGAGGTTTGCCGCTGGTCTGGGCTGCTCGCTGCGGGAGGCTCAGACGGGTGAGAAAGAGGAGGCCGAGACTGTGAGCGCCATGGCCCTACTTTCCGTGGGGGCTGAGCAGGCCCAGGCTGCTGCCACTCAAGAGCACAGCCCCAG GCCAGCAGAGGAACCCATGGAGCAGGAGCCTGCCCTGTGA